A single region of the Streptomyces sp. NBC_01381 genome encodes:
- a CDS encoding type I polyketide synthase, with translation MPTEDELLKYLKAVSEELHVTRGRLQAVEGRRDEPVAIVGMSCRLPGGVSSPDHLWDVVVKGQDAIGEFPADRGWDVDALYDPEPGNPGKTYTRSGGFLHDAADFDPAFFGITPREAQGMDPQQRLMLEASWQALESAGINPQTLKDSRTGVFAGSFHHDYDPGGGSVGSLVSGRVSYTLGLQGPAVTVDTACSSSLVALHQAVRSLRDGESTLALAGGVTVLSTPGVFVEFSRQRGLAADGRCKSYATAADGTGWGEGVGVLVLERLSDAERNGHRVLAVVRGTAVNQDGASNGQTAPNGPAQQRVIQDALASARLSADDVDVVEGHGTGTTLGDPIEAQALLATYGQGRGEDRPLWLGSLKSNIGHTQAAAGVAGIIKMVQAIRHGVLPSTLHVDEPSQHVDWTEGQVRLLTENRPWPRTDRPRRAGVSSFGYSGTNAHVIIEAAPVAEETPPAADPVRDGGALPWVLSGRSEAALAEQATRLLARVTEGSELDPRDVAHSLVHGRATLEHRAVVLGGDGSELAARLGELAAGSPGTSVVEGRARSGASGGAVFVFPGQGSQWVGMARELLEFSPVFAGRMAECAAALDPYVDGWSLLDVVREGDEGAFRRVDVVQPVLFAVMVSLAELWRSLGVRPSAVVGHSQGEIAAACVAGGLSLDDAARVVALRSRAILKLSGRGGMVSVLAPEAQVIGRLSDGLQIAVVNGPEQVVVSGAPDELDALMAGCEADGIQARRIAVDYASHSPQVEDLKAELLDVLDGIEPRTGQVPLFSTVSGEAIDTATMDAEYWFTNLRQTVRFDAALQSLLEAGHRVFVEASPHPVLLGAVSQNADHSRTAGVTAVGTLRREEGEEARLLQNLAELFVAGVDVDWSPWVAGGRPVELPTYAFQRRRYWQPAATTADVGSAGLAAVRHPLLGAAVRLAGSDDIVLTGRISRATHPWLADHGVFGTVLLPGTAFVELALRAGDEAGCPSLRDLTLHAPLSLPEHGEVDLQVQVGAADGNGCPLDIYSRPHRADGTAEWTHHASAVLSDEGAVRPETTGPLYGTAWPPADAERLDVDAHYDTLSAAGLEYGPAFQGLSDVWRLGDEILARVTLPGRQAEEAQRFGLHPALLDAALQAAAVDGLDGRTPLPFSFGAVTLHGRGASEVRVRIAPTGADTFTVEAADASGTPVARIDSLLVRPVTAGDLATPDSSTDALLSVEWSVYEGDADAGASAPEVTLLKAADAGPDAGDEATRARVALHATLREMQEWLAGERPASERLVVLTRRAVSTGAEEPGCAVNLTHAPVWGLARAARAENPGRVFLIDVDEGVDVDGDGDLDEGVLQSALRTGLPELAVRDGKLYVPVLRRQPTEPVADAAAALGTGTVLITGGTSGLGAQVARHAAGLGARHLLLLSRRGPGAEGIDALRDELTAAGSQVTVRACDVADRGQLERALRDAVPAGHPLTAVVHAAGVLHDGVIESIDADGLDTVLRPKTDAAWHLHELTAGEDLSAFVVFSSLAGVLGGAGQGSYGAANAFLDALMRQRRGAGLPGLSLAWGLWAEATGMTGHLGEADLERINRGGIAALGTEQGLGLLDAALTRDADDALLLAAALNEPVLRTTEPGLLPPLLAGLFPPRRRVAVARSGRPAGAEGRVALDSRDAVTDRLRYRIARTMGFGTEEIDVAAPLVGQGLDSVMAMQIRSLIESDFGQALPVASMFNGASVESIADQLIAGAGQTVARDAGSGQDTAEDAEEVAEVVRHPATRDVVRLLRSEQHGTPSVTHHIGLAVRLTAPTTRDRIGEVIASLAARHAALRTAIVQDADGGQQLEVRRSLEGDLVRWSAVDEGTDVDERLRELMEPPFDLALAPLWRFELLAYPSGEQVLVFGAHHAVSDLASLMLVAHGLGAGLGGTEPPAAVTNRDIDLLLRAQAARPADERSPAADWRADFAGAGRLDLELAGPRPAERSFRSAMHLADLPQDLQERVAARANRLGITPAAFWLGVLTVHLARVRDRNRFVLAVPVDTRLHVNALDAVGYFGLPIPYAAQVETGESAVDVLRRTDSRLSRVLERGVTFFDAMSALVQEGLYRKDAPLVEVYFNYMPPQAGAAEGLRIVPAGTGHSDLDLMVTVMPGLGKVGLEYNVDVLDEASCADLGRDFLALAAEIADAPDTFVALPEGSPVVASEPEPAVSSGQIAVAATFALGNLPAMLSVALEDTGVDGGPFEVAEAPYHQVLASLHDPGSVLAQPSTAAGLVLLRPCDLTRFADGDGGSGLLDQLADEYPAALRALADRTRKPLVVAFLPERSDDERLRAWERKVTEQLEDRPGIAVLPSDSWGDDEYPVDDVFDAHTDDIAHLPFQDEFQAVVALRLADTVWNIRRRAPKVIVVDGDETLWSGVAGEIGPDNVDFGGARSLLARRLLQWREAGVLLALVSNNDEETVYRILDRPESPLRREHFAAISAAWEPKWTRIVKIAEELRLGLDSFLFLDDNPVEIAGVRTQLPEVLCVTCPGAGELGDFVGRLWPVVPRAATAEDAARAAFYQQEQVRDEARAQMSFAQFLADLQLELDIEPVSAQTAERTIQLSRRTNQFNLRPRPLDAAELERLGKEGEVWTATARDRFGAYGQIGVLAVEPHGDALEVVAWMMSCRVLGRGVEDRLLQWLADRAEANGCRTVRLIADNTPRNIPARRLVSRLGGGEVEAPRLETTVALAQLREFRSWNPGSEIAAEVSNV, from the coding sequence ATGCCCACCGAAGACGAGCTCCTCAAGTACCTCAAGGCGGTCTCCGAGGAACTGCACGTCACGCGCGGCCGGCTGCAGGCCGTGGAGGGCCGCCGCGACGAGCCCGTGGCGATCGTCGGCATGAGCTGCCGGCTGCCCGGCGGCGTGTCGTCGCCGGACCACCTCTGGGACGTCGTCGTCAAGGGACAGGACGCGATCGGCGAGTTCCCCGCCGACCGCGGCTGGGACGTCGACGCGCTGTACGACCCCGAACCGGGAAACCCCGGCAAGACCTACACTCGCTCCGGTGGATTCCTGCACGACGCCGCCGACTTCGACCCGGCGTTCTTCGGGATCACCCCGCGCGAGGCGCAGGGCATGGACCCGCAGCAGCGCCTGATGCTCGAAGCCTCGTGGCAGGCCCTGGAGAGCGCGGGGATCAACCCGCAGACCCTCAAGGACAGCCGCACCGGAGTCTTCGCCGGTTCCTTCCACCACGACTACGACCCCGGCGGCGGCAGCGTCGGCAGCCTCGTCTCCGGACGCGTCTCCTACACCCTCGGCCTGCAGGGCCCCGCCGTCACGGTCGACACGGCATGCTCTTCGTCCCTCGTCGCGCTGCACCAGGCGGTGCGCTCGCTGCGCGACGGCGAGTCCACGCTGGCCCTGGCCGGCGGCGTGACGGTGCTCTCCACGCCCGGCGTCTTCGTCGAGTTCTCCCGCCAGCGCGGCCTCGCCGCCGACGGCCGCTGCAAGTCGTACGCCACGGCCGCGGACGGCACCGGCTGGGGCGAGGGCGTGGGCGTCCTGGTCCTTGAGCGGCTCTCGGACGCCGAGCGCAACGGCCACCGGGTCCTCGCGGTCGTCCGCGGCACCGCGGTCAACCAGGACGGCGCGTCCAACGGCCAGACTGCGCCCAACGGCCCGGCGCAGCAGCGGGTGATCCAGGACGCCCTGGCCAGTGCGCGGCTCTCCGCCGACGACGTGGACGTCGTCGAGGGACACGGCACCGGCACGACGCTCGGCGACCCGATCGAGGCGCAGGCGCTGCTTGCCACGTACGGCCAAGGGCGGGGCGAGGACCGGCCGTTGTGGCTCGGCTCGCTGAAGTCCAACATCGGTCACACGCAGGCCGCGGCGGGCGTCGCGGGCATCATCAAGATGGTGCAGGCCATACGGCACGGCGTCCTGCCGTCCACCCTGCACGTGGACGAACCCTCGCAGCACGTCGACTGGACCGAGGGCCAGGTCAGGCTTCTCACGGAGAACAGACCGTGGCCGCGGACCGACCGCCCGCGCCGGGCCGGCGTCTCGTCCTTCGGCTACAGCGGCACCAACGCACACGTGATCATCGAAGCGGCGCCGGTCGCGGAGGAAACGCCGCCGGCCGCCGATCCGGTGCGGGACGGCGGCGCCCTGCCGTGGGTCCTCTCGGGCCGGAGCGAGGCGGCGCTCGCGGAACAGGCGACCCGACTGCTCGCCCGGGTCACCGAGGGTTCCGAACTCGACCCGCGCGACGTGGCCCACTCCCTGGTGCACGGCCGGGCCACCCTGGAGCACCGCGCCGTCGTCCTCGGCGGAGACGGCTCCGAACTGGCGGCGCGCCTCGGCGAGTTGGCGGCGGGCAGCCCTGGCACGAGCGTGGTCGAGGGGCGTGCGCGGTCCGGTGCGTCTGGTGGTGCCGTGTTCGTGTTCCCGGGTCAGGGTTCGCAGTGGGTGGGTATGGCGCGTGAACTCCTGGAGTTTTCGCCGGTGTTTGCGGGGCGGATGGCGGAGTGTGCTGCCGCTTTGGATCCGTACGTGGATGGCTGGTCGCTGCTGGATGTTGTGCGGGAGGGGGATGAGGGGGCTTTCCGGCGGGTTGATGTGGTGCAGCCGGTGTTGTTCGCGGTGATGGTGTCGCTGGCCGAGTTGTGGCGGTCGCTGGGTGTGCGGCCGTCTGCGGTGGTGGGTCATTCGCAGGGTGAGATTGCGGCTGCGTGTGTCGCCGGTGGTCTGTCTTTGGATGATGCGGCGCGTGTCGTGGCGTTGCGCAGTCGCGCGATCCTGAAGTTGTCGGGTCGTGGCGGCATGGTCTCCGTACTCGCCCCCGAGGCGCAGGTCATCGGCCGTCTGTCGGACGGTCTGCAGATCGCCGTGGTGAACGGTCCCGAGCAGGTCGTGGTGTCCGGTGCTCCGGACGAGCTGGACGCACTGATGGCCGGGTGTGAGGCCGACGGGATCCAGGCGCGTCGGATCGCCGTGGATTACGCCTCGCACTCCCCGCAGGTCGAGGACTTGAAGGCCGAGCTGCTCGACGTACTCGATGGGATCGAGCCGCGTACGGGTCAAGTCCCGCTGTTCTCAACGGTGTCGGGCGAGGCGATCGACACCGCGACGATGGATGCGGAGTACTGGTTCACCAATCTCCGTCAGACCGTCCGCTTCGACGCTGCCCTCCAAAGCCTCCTGGAGGCCGGACACCGCGTCTTCGTCGAGGCCAGCCCCCACCCCGTCCTGCTCGGTGCCGTGAGCCAGAACGCCGACCACAGCCGCACCGCCGGAGTGACCGCGGTCGGCACCCTCCGTCGTGAAGAGGGCGAAGAGGCACGGCTGTTGCAGAACCTGGCCGAGCTGTTCGTGGCCGGGGTGGACGTGGACTGGTCGCCGTGGGTGGCGGGCGGGCGTCCGGTCGAGTTGCCCACGTACGCCTTCCAGCGCCGCCGGTACTGGCAGCCCGCCGCCACGACCGCCGACGTGGGGTCCGCCGGTCTGGCCGCCGTGCGGCACCCGCTGCTCGGCGCCGCCGTACGTCTCGCGGGCAGCGACGACATCGTGCTCACCGGGCGGATATCCCGGGCCACGCACCCCTGGCTCGCGGACCATGGCGTCTTCGGCACGGTGCTGCTTCCCGGAACCGCCTTCGTGGAGCTGGCACTTCGCGCGGGCGACGAGGCCGGCTGCCCGTCTTTGCGGGACCTGACGCTGCACGCCCCGCTGTCCCTGCCCGAACACGGTGAGGTCGACCTCCAGGTGCAGGTCGGAGCCGCCGACGGCAACGGCTGCCCGCTCGACATCTACTCCCGGCCCCACCGCGCCGACGGCACGGCCGAATGGACGCACCACGCCAGTGCCGTCCTCTCCGACGAGGGGGCGGTGCGGCCGGAGACCACCGGGCCCCTGTACGGCACCGCGTGGCCGCCCGCCGACGCGGAGCGCCTGGACGTGGACGCCCACTACGACACCCTTTCCGCCGCCGGTCTGGAGTACGGCCCGGCGTTCCAGGGCCTGTCCGACGTATGGCGGCTCGGCGACGAGATCCTCGCGCGGGTCACCCTGCCCGGCCGGCAGGCGGAGGAGGCCCAGCGGTTCGGGCTGCACCCCGCCCTGCTCGACGCGGCGCTCCAGGCCGCCGCGGTGGACGGCCTCGACGGGCGTACGCCGCTGCCCTTCTCCTTCGGCGCCGTCACCCTGCACGGCCGCGGCGCGAGCGAGGTGCGGGTGCGCATCGCCCCCACCGGCGCCGACACCTTCACGGTGGAGGCGGCCGACGCGTCCGGCACGCCGGTCGCCCGGATCGACTCGCTGCTCGTGCGCCCGGTGACGGCCGGGGATCTCGCCACCCCGGACAGCAGCACGGATGCGCTGCTGTCCGTCGAGTGGTCCGTGTACGAGGGCGACGCGGACGCCGGGGCGAGCGCTCCGGAAGTGACGCTCCTGAAGGCCGCCGACGCAGGGCCGGACGCCGGTGACGAGGCGACCAGGGCCCGGGTGGCGCTGCACGCGACGCTGCGCGAGATGCAGGAGTGGCTCGCGGGGGAGCGGCCCGCATCGGAACGCCTTGTCGTGCTGACCCGCCGGGCCGTGTCGACCGGCGCCGAGGAGCCCGGCTGCGCCGTCAACCTGACGCACGCGCCGGTGTGGGGTCTGGCACGGGCCGCGCGCGCGGAGAACCCCGGCCGTGTCTTCCTCATCGACGTCGACGAGGGCGTCGACGTCGACGGTGACGGTGACCTCGACGAGGGCGTTCTCCAGAGCGCGTTGCGGACCGGGCTGCCTGAACTGGCCGTCCGGGACGGAAAGTTGTACGTGCCCGTCCTGCGTCGGCAGCCGACGGAACCGGTCGCCGATGCGGCCGCGGCCCTCGGTACCGGCACCGTCCTGATCACCGGCGGTACGAGCGGGCTCGGCGCCCAGGTGGCCCGGCACGCCGCCGGGCTCGGCGCCCGGCATCTGCTGCTGCTTTCCCGGCGCGGCCCCGGCGCGGAGGGCATCGACGCGCTGCGGGACGAACTCACTGCGGCCGGCTCGCAGGTGACCGTACGCGCCTGTGACGTGGCCGACCGCGGCCAGCTGGAGCGGGCACTGCGCGATGCGGTGCCCGCCGGGCATCCGCTGACGGCCGTCGTGCACGCCGCCGGAGTGCTGCACGACGGCGTCATCGAATCGATCGACGCGGACGGCCTGGACACGGTGCTGCGGCCGAAGACCGACGCCGCCTGGCATCTGCACGAACTGACCGCGGGCGAGGACCTGTCCGCCTTCGTGGTCTTCTCCTCGCTGGCGGGCGTGCTCGGCGGAGCGGGACAGGGCAGCTACGGCGCCGCCAACGCCTTCCTCGACGCCCTGATGCGGCAGCGCCGCGGCGCCGGCCTGCCCGGCCTCTCCCTCGCCTGGGGCCTGTGGGCGGAGGCGACCGGGATGACGGGACACCTCGGCGAAGCGGACCTGGAGCGGATCAACCGCGGCGGGATCGCCGCCCTCGGCACCGAACAGGGGCTCGGGCTCCTGGACGCCGCACTCACCCGGGACGCGGACGACGCGCTGCTCCTCGCGGCCGCCCTCAACGAGCCCGTCCTGCGCACCACCGAACCGGGCCTGCTGCCCCCGCTGCTCGCCGGGCTCTTCCCGCCGCGCCGCCGTGTCGCCGTGGCCCGCTCGGGGCGGCCCGCCGGCGCCGAAGGCCGGGTGGCGCTCGACTCGCGCGACGCGGTGACCGACCGGCTGCGGTACCGCATCGCCCGCACCATGGGCTTCGGCACCGAGGAGATCGACGTCGCCGCGCCGCTCGTCGGCCAGGGCCTCGACTCCGTGATGGCCATGCAGATCCGCAGCCTGATCGAGTCGGACTTCGGCCAGGCCCTGCCGGTCGCGTCGATGTTCAACGGCGCCAGTGTCGAGAGCATCGCCGACCAGCTCATCGCGGGCGCCGGGCAGACCGTCGCGAGGGATGCCGGATCCGGCCAGGACACGGCCGAGGACGCCGAGGAGGTCGCGGAGGTCGTACGCCATCCGGCCACCCGGGACGTCGTACGGCTTCTCCGTTCCGAGCAGCACGGCACGCCGAGCGTCACCCACCACATCGGCCTCGCCGTGCGGCTCACCGCCCCGACGACCCGCGACCGCATCGGCGAGGTGATCGCCTCGCTCGCCGCACGGCACGCCGCGCTGCGCACCGCGATCGTCCAGGACGCCGACGGCGGACAGCAGTTGGAGGTACGTCGTTCCCTCGAAGGCGACCTGGTGCGCTGGTCGGCGGTGGACGAGGGCACGGACGTGGACGAGCGGCTGCGCGAGCTGATGGAGCCGCCGTTCGACCTCGCGCTCGCCCCGCTGTGGCGGTTCGAGCTGCTCGCGTACCCGTCGGGCGAGCAGGTGCTCGTCTTCGGCGCGCACCACGCTGTCTCCGACCTGGCCTCGTTGATGCTGGTGGCGCACGGCCTCGGCGCAGGGCTCGGCGGCACCGAGCCGCCCGCCGCCGTCACCAACCGCGACATCGACCTGCTGCTGCGGGCGCAGGCCGCGCGCCCGGCGGACGAGCGAAGCCCCGCCGCCGACTGGCGTGCGGACTTCGCGGGGGCCGGGCGCCTCGACCTGGAGCTGGCCGGGCCGCGGCCCGCGGAGCGGTCGTTCCGCTCGGCCATGCATCTGGCAGACCTGCCGCAGGACCTCCAGGAGCGGGTGGCCGCACGGGCGAACCGCCTCGGCATCACACCGGCCGCCTTCTGGCTCGGCGTCCTGACGGTGCACCTCGCCCGGGTGCGTGACCGGAACAGGTTCGTCCTCGCGGTCCCCGTCGACACCCGGCTGCATGTGAACGCGCTCGACGCGGTCGGCTACTTCGGTCTGCCCATTCCGTACGCCGCACAGGTGGAGACGGGGGAGTCCGCCGTCGACGTCCTTCGACGCACCGACAGCCGGCTCAGCCGGGTCCTGGAGCGCGGCGTCACGTTCTTCGACGCGATGTCCGCCCTCGTCCAGGAAGGCCTGTACCGCAAGGACGCGCCGCTCGTGGAGGTCTACTTCAACTACATGCCGCCGCAGGCGGGTGCCGCGGAGGGCCTGCGGATCGTCCCGGCGGGCACCGGACACTCCGACCTCGACCTGATGGTCACGGTGATGCCGGGCCTCGGGAAGGTCGGCCTTGAGTACAACGTCGACGTCCTCGACGAGGCGAGCTGCGCGGACCTCGGCCGTGACTTCCTCGCACTGGCCGCCGAGATCGCCGACGCGCCCGACACGTTCGTCGCGCTGCCGGAAGGATCACCTGTGGTGGCCTCCGAGCCCGAACCTGCGGTCAGCAGCGGCCAGATCGCCGTCGCCGCCACCTTCGCCCTCGGCAACCTCCCGGCGATGCTGTCCGTCGCGCTGGAGGACACCGGAGTCGACGGCGGCCCCTTCGAGGTGGCAGAGGCGCCGTACCACCAGGTCCTGGCGAGCCTGCACGACCCGGGCAGCGTCCTCGCCCAGCCGTCGACCGCCGCGGGCCTTGTCCTGCTGCGGCCCTGCGACCTGACGCGCTTCGCGGACGGGGACGGGGGCAGCGGACTTCTCGACCAGCTCGCCGACGAGTACCCGGCCGCCCTGCGCGCCCTCGCCGACCGCACCCGCAAGCCGCTCGTCGTGGCCTTCCTGCCGGAGCGCTCCGACGACGAACGGCTGCGCGCCTGGGAGCGGAAGGTGACCGAACAGCTCGAGGACCGGCCGGGCATCGCCGTACTGCCGTCGGACTCGTGGGGCGACGACGAGTACCCGGTGGACGACGTGTTCGACGCGCACACCGACGACATCGCCCATCTGCCGTTCCAGGACGAGTTCCAGGCCGTCGTCGCGCTGCGCCTGGCCGACACCGTCTGGAACATCCGCCGCCGCGCCCCCAAGGTGATCGTCGTCGACGGCGACGAGACGCTGTGGAGCGGCGTGGCCGGTGAGATCGGCCCCGACAACGTCGACTTCGGCGGGGCCCGCTCGCTGCTCGCCCGGCGGCTGCTGCAGTGGCGGGAGGCCGGCGTACTGCTCGCCCTGGTCTCCAACAACGACGAGGAGACGGTGTACCGCATCCTCGACCGGCCCGAAAGCCCGCTGCGCCGCGAGCACTTCGCGGCGATCTCCGCGGCGTGGGAGCCGAAGTGGACCCGGATCGTGAAGATCGCCGAGGAGCTGCGGCTCGGTCTCGACAGCTTCCTGTTCCTCGACGACAACCCCGTAGAGATCGCCGGGGTGCGCACCCAGCTGCCCGAGGTGCTCTGCGTCACCTGCCCGGGCGCCGGTGAACTCGGCGACTTCGTAGGCCGGTTGTGGCCGGTGGTGCCGCGCGCGGCGACGGCGGAGGACGCCGCCCGTGCCGCGTTCTACCAGCAGGAGCAGGTGCGCGACGAGGCCCGCGCGCAGATGAGCTTCGCGCAGTTCCTGGCCGACCTCCAGCTCGAACTCGACATCGAGCCGGTCTCCGCTCAGACGGCGGAGCGGACGATCCAACTGAGCCGCCGCACCAACCAGTTCAACCTGCGGCCCCGTCCCCTGGACGCGGCCGAACTGGAGCGGCTCGGCAAGGAGGGCGAGGTGTGGACGGCGACCGCGCGCGACCGGTTCGGCGCGTACGGACAGATCGGCGTCCTGGCCGTCGAACCGCACGGCGACGCACTCGAAGTGGTGGCCTGGATGATGAGCTGCCGCGTGCTCGGCCGCGGCGTGGAGGACCGGCTGCTGCAGTGGCTGGCCGACCGGGCCGAGGCCAACGGGTGCCGCACGGTGCGCCTCATAGCCGACAACACGCCCCGCAACATCCCCGCGCGTCGCCTGGTCTCGAGGCTCGGCGGCGGCGAGGTCGAGGCACCGCGCCTGGAGACGACGGTGGCGTTGGCGCAACTCCGGGAGTTCCGTTCCTGGAACCCCGGATCGGAAATCGCAGCGGAGGTCAGCAATGTCTGA
- a CDS encoding thioester reductase domain-containing protein, with amino-acid sequence MSEAGSGTSRNRSVNRRPEEEVIERRGPGRAQASDLLARFRRPAGTAAAGPKASGGSTASEGLMAGDDLKVSGGPTGTGPTATDGLTAGDGLMASDGSTATDGSTTSGRLKATAGSTASEGLMVSEGLMVSEGLKVSEGSTATGSTTTDGLMASDGLMASDGSTATDGLMASDGLMASDGSTATDGSTASGRLKATAGSTASDGLKVSDGSTAADGSTASGGSKASHGPTATGSSMATEATGHRSVEQLAADIAARAARFLPGSTTDIGTDLFDAGLSSVDAVELVALMARELGVSVSLDDVFADARPRRIAQRWAEAAGLPVEAAGSAPAAPAVTAPAATAAPAVTAPAATAAPAATAPAPTAAPPTIEPTTTIVAAAPRAEGLHEDLEMILADLALADRLPFSRQADAVVPRRILLTGATGYLGSHMLLDLLRQGDAHVVCLVRGADDAAAERRLADALASFDQPWSSEVRRRVTVLAADLRQPRLGLTQDRWESLAQDIDSIVNVAAAVDFLRGYPSLRQTNVIGPLVLAELAMTGRTKPLHHISSVAVFNEVGIEKMGEDDPVAHIDRLFAGYDKSKWAAEAVLRRAREHGLTVTFLRPGAIGGHTRTGVYNPRDLSTGLIGAFSRYRTVPAFKFMNLAPVDWISRTAAAVVFDPKAWGQNYNLTGRAETLPELVKDMKLAGMNVRVAGWQDWRDDLLRRHAAEPVPELDFLIRILSSPTAMKLFEALMFGPEAGSERTEAFLARHRLPMAERYGSQAQLKAFERMAKDGIARLPSREDPPYLSFRERTKGHVGPVGEDRDTKCRMALTLSIASMYQVVRHRKIDVRGEVTCERLHPEPLTVAAGEIWVRPDEGVPLQHGSDHPLLRYRLVLVDRDGGRWWLEGWKTARASRDFWKQTRTIDVTIGREGEPASLAGVVKVPAKSYVPDQIDGIRVDPKLTPQEQRLAKLAWLSWFFVQVGMGLAEPTLRAGAELLDLRKDAIDRDKGKLERKIRKLMIKREQTR; translated from the coding sequence ATGTCTGAGGCGGGCAGCGGCACAAGCCGCAACCGCAGTGTCAACCGTCGGCCCGAGGAAGAGGTGATCGAACGGCGCGGCCCGGGCCGCGCCCAGGCCTCCGACCTCCTGGCCCGCTTCCGCAGGCCGGCGGGGACCGCCGCGGCGGGGCCGAAGGCGAGCGGGGGCTCGACGGCGAGCGAGGGCCTGATGGCGGGCGATGACTTGAAGGTGAGCGGGGGTCCGACGGGCACCGGCCCGACGGCGACCGACGGCTTGACGGCGGGCGATGGCCTGATGGCGAGTGACGGCTCGACGGCCACCGACGGCTCGACAACGAGCGGGCGCTTGAAGGCGACCGCTGGCTCGACGGCGAGCGAGGGCTTGATGGTGAGCGAGGGCTTGATGGTGAGCGAGGGCCTGAAGGTGAGCGAGGGTTCGACGGCCACCGGCTCGACGACGACCGACGGCTTGATGGCGAGCGATGGTCTGATGGCGAGTGACGGCTCGACGGCGACCGACGGCTTGATGGCGAGCGATGGTCTGATGGCGAGTGACGGCTCGACGGCCACCGACGGCTCGACAGCGAGCGGGCGCTTGAAGGCGACCGCTGGCTCGACGGCGAGCGATGGTCTGAAGGTGAGCGACGGCTCGACGGCAGCCGACGGCTCGACAGCGAGCGGGGGCTCGAAGGCGAGCCATGGCCCGACGGCCACCGGGAGCTCGATGGCCACCGAGGCCACGGGACACCGCAGCGTCGAACAGCTCGCCGCGGACATCGCGGCGCGCGCCGCCCGTTTCCTGCCGGGCAGCACGACGGACATTGGCACCGACCTGTTCGACGCCGGGCTCTCGTCGGTCGACGCCGTCGAACTCGTCGCACTGATGGCCCGCGAACTGGGCGTAAGCGTCAGCCTCGACGACGTCTTCGCGGACGCCCGCCCCCGCCGCATCGCCCAGCGCTGGGCCGAGGCGGCAGGACTGCCCGTTGAGGCGGCGGGCAGCGCGCCCGCGGCACCGGCGGTCACCGCACCCGCGGCCACTGCGGCACCGGCGGTCACCGCACCCGCGGCCACCGCCGCACCGGCGGCCACCGCACCCGCGCCCACCGCCGCACCGCCGACGATCGAGCCGACCACCACCATCGTCGCCGCCGCTCCGCGTGCCGAAGGCCTGCACGAGGACCTGGAGATGATCCTGGCCGACCTCGCGCTTGCCGACCGGCTGCCCTTCAGCCGGCAGGCCGATGCCGTGGTCCCGCGCCGGATCCTGCTCACCGGGGCCACCGGCTACCTCGGCAGCCACATGCTGCTCGACCTGCTGCGGCAGGGGGACGCCCATGTCGTGTGCCTGGTGCGCGGCGCGGACGACGCGGCCGCCGAACGGCGCCTCGCCGACGCCCTGGCCAGCTTCGACCAGCCGTGGTCGTCCGAGGTGCGGCGGCGGGTCACGGTGCTCGCCGCCGACCTGCGGCAGCCGCGCCTCGGCCTGACGCAGGACCGCTGGGAGAGCCTGGCCCAGGACATCGACTCCATCGTCAACGTGGCCGCCGCGGTCGACTTCCTGCGCGGCTACCCCTCGCTGCGGCAGACCAATGTGATCGGCCCGCTGGTCCTCGCGGAGCTGGCGATGACCGGGCGGACCAAGCCGCTGCACCACATCTCGTCCGTCGCCGTGTTCAACGAGGTCGGCATCGAGAAGATGGGCGAGGACGACCCGGTCGCCCACATCGACCGGCTCTTCGCGGGCTACGACAAGTCGAAGTGGGCCGCCGAGGCCGTACTGCGGCGGGCCCGCGAACACGGCCTGACCGTGACGTTCCTGCGCCCCGGCGCCATCGGCGGCCACACCCGCACCGGCGTCTACAACCCGCGCGACCTCAGCACCGGCCTGATCGGGGCGTTCTCCCGCTACCGGACCGTGCCCGCCTTCAAGTTCATGAACCTGGCGCCGGTCGACTGGATCAGCCGCACCGCGGCCGCGGTCGTCTTCGACCCCAAGGCGTGGGGCCAGAACTACAACTTGACCGGCCGCGCCGAGACGCTGCCCGAACTGGTCAAGGACATGAAGCTGGCCGGGATGAACGTGCGCGTGGCCGGCTGGCAGGACTGGCGCGACGACCTGCTGCGCCGGCACGCCGCGGAGCCGGTGCCGGAGCTCGACTTCCTGATCCGGATCCTGAGCAGCCCCACCGCGATGAAGCTGTTCGAGGCGCTGATGTTCGGCCCCGAGGCCGGCTCTGAGCGCACCGAGGCGTTCCTTGCCAGGCACCGGCTCCCGATGGCCGAACGGTACGGCTCCCAGGCCCAGTTGAAGGCCTTCGAGCGGATGGCGAAGGACGGCATCGCGCGGCTGCCCAGCCGTGAGGACCCGCCCTACCTGTCGTTCCGCGAGCGTACGAAGGGTCATGTCGGCCCGGTCGGCGAGGACCGCGACACCAAGTGCCGGATGGCGCTCACGCTGTCCATCGCGAGCATGTATCAGGTCGTACGGCACCGGAAGATCGACGTACGCGGCGAGGTGACCTGCGAGCGGCTGCACCCGGAGCCGCTGACGGTGGCGGCGGGCGAGATCTGGGTCCGCCCCGACGAGGGCGTCCCGCTGCAGCACGGCAGCGACCATCCGCTGCTCCGCTACCGCCTTGTCCTCGTCGACAGGGACGGCGGCCGCTGGTGGCTTGAGGGCTGGAAGACGGCCCGCGCGAGCCGCGACTTCTGGAAGCAGACCCGGACCATCGACGTCACCATCGGCCGCGAGGGCGAGCCCGCGAGCCTGGCCGGTGTCGTCAAGGTGCCCGCCAAGAGCTATGTCCCGGACCAGATCGACGGGATCCGCGTCGACCCGAAGCTGACGCCGCAGGAGCAGCGGCTCGCCAAGCTGGCGTGGCTCTCGTGGTTCTTCGTCCAGGTGGGCATGGGGCTCGCGGAGCCGACCCTGCGCGCGGGCGCCGAACTCCTCGACCTGCGCAAGGACGCGATCGACCGGGACAAGGGCAAGCTGGAACGCAAGATCAGGAAGCTGATGATCAAGAGGGAGCAGACCCGATGA